In one window of Flavobacterium ginsengisoli DNA:
- a CDS encoding Hpt domain-containing protein — protein MALKYNLSKVYALSDNDPEFVNQILTLFVTEVPEDLKQIKEGIKKKDHKYAYSYAHKIKPTLDLMGLNVAFEEILQVEAWTKAEGKKKDIIETFKSIKVQVKEAIKEIKKDFDL, from the coding sequence ATGGCTTTAAAATACAACCTTTCGAAAGTATATGCGCTTTCAGATAACGATCCTGAATTTGTAAATCAGATTTTAACTTTATTTGTTACAGAAGTACCAGAAGATTTGAAACAAATTAAAGAAGGAATTAAAAAGAAGGATCATAAATATGCTTATTCGTACGCACACAAAATAAAGCCAACATTAGATTTAATGGGATTAAATGTGGCTTTTGAAGAAATTTTGCAAGTAGAAGCTTGGACAAAGGCTGAAGGCAAGAAAAAAGATATTATCGAAACTTTTAAAAGTATTAAGGTACAAGTAAAAGAAGCGATTAAAGAAATAAAAAAAGATTTTGATCTTTAA
- a CDS encoding lipocalin family protein, with the protein MKNTFIVLFCSLLFVSCKQEVKPADIAKLNGYWEIEKVIFEKGEEKEYKMNETFDFFQIKNNKGVRTKVMPQFDGTFLTTDTFENVSVRFAGEQVFLDYKTKYAKWSEEIISLSDDELVVKNSQKIEYHYKKAGPVNLLNDGEKTK; encoded by the coding sequence ATGAAAAACACTTTTATAGTTTTGTTTTGTTCACTTTTGTTTGTGAGCTGTAAACAGGAAGTAAAACCTGCAGATATTGCTAAATTGAATGGCTATTGGGAAATTGAAAAAGTGATTTTTGAGAAGGGCGAAGAGAAGGAGTATAAAATGAATGAGACTTTTGACTTTTTTCAAATTAAGAATAATAAAGGTGTCCGTACTAAAGTGATGCCGCAATTTGACGGTACATTTTTGACAACAGATACTTTTGAGAATGTTTCGGTGCGTTTTGCTGGAGAACAGGTTTTCTTAGATTATAAAACGAAATATGCAAAATGGAGCGAGGAAATTATCTCTCTTTCTGATGATGAATTAGTGGTTAAAAACTCACAAAAAATAGAATATCATTATAAAAAAGCTGGACCAGTAAACCTTTTGAACGATGGCGAAAAGACTAAATAA
- a CDS encoding DUF4295 domain-containing protein → MAKKTVASLQTASKRLSKAIKMVKSPKTGAYTFVESIMAPEEVDEFLKKK, encoded by the coding sequence ATGGCAAAGAAAACCGTAGCATCGTTACAAACAGCTTCTAAGAGATTGTCAAAAGCCATCAAAATGGTGAAATCTCCTAAAACTGGTGCATATACATTCGTAGAATCTATTATGGCTCCTGAAGAAGTTGATGAATTCTTGAAAAAGAAATAA
- a CDS encoding nucleoside-diphosphate kinase, with the protein MATNRTFTMIKPDAVANGHIGNILAMITNGGFKIVSLKLTQLTVADAKAFYAVHAERPFYGELVEFMSRGPIVAAILEKDNAVEDFRTLIGATNPAEAAEGTIRKAYATSIGENAVHGSDSDENAAIESAFHFAGREQF; encoded by the coding sequence ATGGCAACAAATAGAACTTTTACAATGATTAAACCAGATGCTGTTGCAAATGGACACATCGGGAATATCTTAGCAATGATCACTAATGGTGGTTTCAAAATCGTTTCATTAAAATTAACTCAATTAACTGTAGCTGATGCTAAAGCATTCTACGCAGTTCACGCAGAAAGACCTTTCTACGGAGAATTAGTTGAATTCATGTCTCGTGGACCAATTGTTGCCGCTATTTTAGAAAAAGACAACGCAGTAGAAGATTTCAGAACTTTAATTGGAGCTACAAATCCAGCTGAAGCTGCTGAAGGAACTATTCGTAAAGCATACGCTACTTCAATCGGAGAAAATGCAGTTCACGGATCTGACAGCGACGAAAATGCCGCAATCGAAAGCGCATTCCACTTTGCAGGAAGAGAGCAATTCTAA
- a CDS encoding acyltransferase family protein: MVRERLISLDVFRGLTILLMTIVNNPGDWGNVYPPLLHSQWNGCTPTDLVFPFFIFIMGVAVPLAMPEKKYDETTFNKILIRSLRMFCLGIFFNFFGKIQLFGLDGIPLLIGRLIITFAVGYALMGNFSTRLKNIFAFGILAIYFILAYGGFESYQDVRLPGVLQRIAVVYFVVSLLYLKTSRKTQIITGAFLLLGYWAVMTLIPVPGFGEANLDQGTNLAAWIDSVFLKGHMYHETKTWDPEGILSTLPSIVNGIIGLFIGQILLLSVTKIQKAQRMGTIGTSLIFFGLIWDLVFPINKSIWTSSYVLYTTGLAIVCLTILYYIIDIKEYKKGFKLFIIWGVNPMIVFFASQIIPQALIMISFQHPLLPGDQINLLNYLYRFGIAPFFSNAMTASLAGALTYVGIWTFILWIFYKNKLIFKV; encoded by the coding sequence ATGGTAAGAGAACGCCTAATTTCGCTTGATGTCTTTCGCGGACTGACAATTCTATTGATGACTATTGTAAACAATCCCGGTGATTGGGGAAATGTTTATCCGCCACTTTTACATTCGCAATGGAATGGCTGTACACCAACTGATCTTGTATTTCCGTTTTTCATTTTCATAATGGGAGTTGCAGTTCCTCTTGCAATGCCAGAGAAAAAATACGATGAAACGACATTCAACAAAATCCTGATTCGTTCCTTAAGAATGTTCTGTCTAGGGATTTTCTTTAATTTCTTTGGAAAAATTCAATTGTTTGGTTTAGACGGAATCCCGCTTCTAATAGGACGTCTAATCATTACTTTTGCTGTTGGCTATGCATTAATGGGCAATTTCAGCACACGACTAAAAAATATTTTTGCATTTGGGATATTGGCTATTTATTTCATTTTAGCTTATGGCGGATTTGAAAGCTATCAAGACGTTCGCCTTCCAGGGGTTCTACAGCGTATTGCCGTCGTATATTTTGTGGTTTCACTTTTGTATTTAAAGACATCTCGAAAAACTCAAATTATTACAGGAGCTTTTTTACTTTTAGGATATTGGGCAGTAATGACTTTAATTCCTGTTCCAGGATTTGGAGAAGCTAATTTAGACCAAGGCACAAATTTGGCCGCGTGGATTGACAGCGTTTTCTTAAAAGGACATATGTATCACGAAACCAAAACTTGGGATCCAGAGGGAATTTTAAGCACATTACCATCAATTGTTAATGGAATAATAGGTTTGTTTATCGGACAAATTTTATTGCTTTCTGTAACCAAAATTCAGAAAGCACAAAGAATGGGTACGATAGGAACTTCACTTATTTTCTTTGGCCTAATCTGGGATTTGGTTTTTCCAATAAACAAATCAATCTGGACAAGCAGTTATGTTTTATACACCACAGGATTGGCAATTGTCTGCTTAACTATTTTGTATTACATCATAGACATTAAAGAATACAAAAAAGGTTTCAAATTATTCATTATTTGGGGAGTAAATCCTATGATAGTTTTCTTTGCTTCGCAGATTATTCCTCAAGCTTTGATAATGATTAGTTTTCAGCATCCGTTACTTCCAGGCGACCAAATCAACCTTCTAAATTATCTATACCGTTTCGGAATTGCACCATTTTTTAGTAATGCAATGACTGCATCTTTAGCAGGCGCATTAACATATGTTGGAATCTGGACATTTATATTATGGATATTCTACAAGAACAAACTTATTTTTAAAGTATAA
- a CDS encoding fumarylacetoacetate hydrolase family protein, producing the protein MKIICVGRNYANHIEELKNERPSEPVVFMKPDSAVLLKQHPFVIPEFSEDVHHEVEIIVKINKVGKYIEPKFAHKYYDEISVGIDFTARDLQSKLKEKGLPWEKAKAFDGSAVIGDFLPKTDFVSMENLNFELRSNSETVQKGNSSMMLWKIDELISHVSQFFTLKIGDIIFTGTPAGVAAVKPNDVLEGFLEDKKLFRIQVK; encoded by the coding sequence ATGAAAATAATTTGTGTCGGCAGGAATTATGCCAATCATATAGAAGAGTTGAAAAACGAGCGTCCGAGTGAGCCTGTTGTTTTTATGAAGCCTGATTCTGCGGTTTTACTGAAACAGCATCCGTTTGTAATTCCAGAATTTTCTGAAGATGTTCATCATGAAGTTGAAATAATCGTAAAGATTAATAAAGTTGGAAAATATATTGAGCCAAAATTTGCTCATAAATATTATGATGAAATAAGTGTAGGAATCGATTTTACTGCTCGAGACTTGCAAAGTAAATTGAAAGAAAAAGGGCTTCCGTGGGAAAAAGCCAAAGCATTTGATGGTTCTGCGGTTATTGGTGATTTTTTGCCAAAAACTGATTTTGTTTCTATGGAAAATCTTAATTTTGAATTAAGAAGCAATTCAGAAACAGTTCAAAAAGGAAACTCTAGTATGATGCTTTGGAAGATTGATGAATTAATCTCACATGTGTCTCAGTTTTTTACTTTAAAAATTGGAGATATTATTTTTACAGGAACGCCGGCAGGTGTTGCGGCTGTAAAACCAAATGATGTTTTAGAAGGCTTTTTAGAAGATAAAAAATTATTCAGAATACAAGTAAAATAA
- a CDS encoding glycosyltransferase family 2 protein: MQLSIVILNYNVRYFLEQCLLSVQEAIATIDAEIIVVDNNSSDESVLMMKEKFPSIKLIENKDNFGFPKGNNIGVRQAKGKYVCILNPDTVVAEDTFVKILAFAERQNNLGIIGCKLIDGTGEFLPESKRGIPTPWVAFTKVFGLYKIFPKTKLFNRYYAQHLNENETGKATILVGAFMFLEKEVYEELNGFDENCFMYADDIDLSYRALQIGKINFYFHETTVLHYKGESTVKDEKYMMRFQEAMNFFYQKHFKKSQFFSAFIQIGSFLFSVAKKFQGKPKENPLPESYFLCSENENFAKKLAPILENKVAFLDFKEEKMVNSCLILKGKKTEIILDNHYISFKKCIEIIETLKDKQVTFKIFPKNMGFIIGSNSRNDRGQIVKIE; the protein is encoded by the coding sequence ATGCAATTATCGATTGTTATTTTAAACTACAATGTGCGTTACTTTCTCGAACAATGCCTTTTAAGCGTTCAGGAAGCAATTGCGACAATCGACGCAGAAATTATTGTTGTTGATAATAATTCATCAGACGAAAGCGTTTTGATGATGAAAGAAAAATTTCCTAGCATAAAACTGATAGAAAACAAAGATAATTTTGGTTTTCCAAAAGGCAATAATATTGGTGTTCGTCAAGCGAAAGGAAAGTATGTTTGTATTTTGAATCCTGATACTGTTGTTGCAGAAGATACTTTTGTAAAGATTCTGGCTTTCGCCGAAAGGCAAAATAATCTCGGAATTATTGGCTGTAAATTGATTGACGGAACCGGTGAATTTCTTCCAGAGAGTAAACGCGGAATTCCAACGCCTTGGGTAGCGTTCACAAAAGTTTTCGGATTGTATAAAATCTTTCCTAAAACCAAACTTTTTAATCGGTATTACGCACAGCATTTAAATGAAAATGAAACAGGAAAAGCGACTATTCTCGTTGGAGCTTTTATGTTTCTAGAAAAAGAAGTTTACGAAGAGTTAAATGGTTTTGACGAAAATTGTTTTATGTATGCCGATGATATTGATTTGTCTTATCGAGCTTTACAAATCGGGAAAATAAATTTTTACTTTCACGAAACGACAGTTTTACATTATAAAGGAGAAAGCACTGTAAAAGACGAAAAATATATGATGCGTTTTCAAGAAGCCATGAATTTCTTTTATCAGAAGCATTTTAAGAAATCGCAGTTTTTTAGTGCCTTTATTCAAATTGGCTCTTTTTTGTTTTCTGTTGCAAAAAAGTTTCAAGGAAAACCAAAAGAAAATCCATTGCCAGAAAGTTATTTTTTATGCTCCGAAAATGAGAATTTCGCTAAAAAACTGGCTCCGATTTTGGAAAATAAAGTTGCTTTTTTAGATTTCAAAGAAGAAAAAATGGTAAATTCGTGCCTAATTTTAAAGGGTAAAAAGACAGAGATCATTTTGGATAATCACTATATTTCATTCAAAAAATGTATCGAAATCATAGAAACTCTTAAAGATAAGCAGGTTACTTTTAAAATTTTTCCCAAAAATATGGGTTTTATTATTGGAAGTAATTCAAGGAATGACAGAGGGCAAATCGTGAAAATTGAGTAA
- a CDS encoding DUF721 domain-containing protein encodes MAKRLNNESTISAVLQQIIQVNKLQPGMDQIDVRDAWKNLMGSGVNTYTRNVVLKGSTLYVELGSSVLREELTHGKYKIVKMINEELGREVVKDVVLR; translated from the coding sequence ATGGCGAAAAGACTAAATAACGAAAGTACTATTAGTGCTGTTTTACAGCAAATTATTCAAGTGAACAAATTGCAGCCAGGGATGGATCAAATTGATGTTCGCGACGCTTGGAAAAATCTTATGGGAAGCGGTGTAAACACCTATACTCGGAATGTTGTTCTAAAAGGAAGTACGCTTTATGTAGAATTAGGTTCTTCTGTTTTGCGCGAAGAATTAACTCACGGAAAATATAAAATCGTAAAAATGATTAATGAAGAACTTGGACGTGAGGTGGTGAAGGATGTTGTGCTTCGCTGA
- a CDS encoding tyrosine-protein phosphatase, translating into MLSFLKSKPILKDLLGGNFVDIHSHVLPGIDDGARNITKSTELVLSLQKLGVSQIITSPHIKHYVWENSPEIIASKLQETQKALEENKIKMPLQAAAEYFIDSWFENHFREEKLLTLKDNYVLVEMSYQNAPLNIYKTIFEIQLAGYIPVLAHPERYVFYHNAFSEYEKLKNAGCIFQLNLLSTVDYYGSKIGKIADELLAKGMYTFCGTDVHHKKHIEAFDEKVKIKNIDSLKEIIANNQFFKF; encoded by the coding sequence ATGTTATCATTCCTCAAATCAAAACCCATTTTAAAAGACCTGCTTGGCGGAAATTTTGTAGATATTCATTCTCATGTTTTGCCAGGGATTGATGATGGAGCAAGAAACATTACAAAATCAACAGAATTGGTTTTGTCTTTGCAAAAACTTGGAGTTTCTCAAATTATTACATCGCCTCATATTAAACATTATGTATGGGAGAATTCTCCAGAAATTATTGCGTCCAAACTTCAGGAAACCCAAAAAGCTTTAGAAGAAAATAAAATTAAAATGCCTCTTCAGGCTGCGGCAGAATATTTTATAGATAGCTGGTTCGAAAATCATTTCAGAGAAGAAAAACTTTTGACTTTAAAAGACAATTATGTCCTAGTTGAAATGTCTTATCAAAACGCTCCTTTAAATATTTATAAAACTATTTTTGAGATTCAATTAGCTGGTTATATTCCTGTTTTGGCACATCCTGAACGTTATGTTTTTTATCACAATGCGTTTTCTGAATACGAAAAATTAAAAAATGCGGGGTGTATTTTTCAACTAAATTTACTTTCTACTGTAGATTATTATGGCTCTAAAATCGGGAAAATTGCTGACGAACTTTTAGCGAAAGGAATGTACACTTTTTGCGGAACCGATGTTCATCATAAAAAACACATCGAAGCTTTTGACGAAAAAGTAAAAATTAAAAATATTGATTCTTTAAAAGAGATTATCGCTAACAATCAATTCTTTAAATTCTAA
- a CDS encoding BamA/TamA family outer membrane protein, with amino-acid sequence MSQITFSPYFSFSNQFVFPIQSYIYTSDNKWNLIGDYRYMIYPQDTYGLGVDNSEKEMSTLDYQQWRFYQFITRQIVGNYRLGVGFLFDNYKNISEESYIDGETDYYKYMNGDYSDETSFGFAIQGLYDSRENIINPEQGLYVEADLRLNTSGVEGDKWQSIYFDARKYHSFSKTKHRVWASRAFFWSTFGGKPHYLDLPSIGWDREGKTGRGFTKNRYRSNALVYFETEYRTDISRNGFFGAVFFTNVSSVSKLDTYEFKKWNPAVGTGIRIKWNKRNGSNLALDYGISKNDWSLRLGLSENF; translated from the coding sequence ATGTCCCAAATTACCTTTTCGCCTTATTTTAGTTTCAGCAATCAGTTTGTATTTCCCATCCAATCTTATATTTATACAAGTGATAATAAATGGAATCTTATTGGAGATTATCGGTATATGATTTATCCGCAGGATACTTATGGTTTGGGTGTAGATAATTCAGAAAAAGAAATGTCAACGCTCGATTATCAGCAATGGCGTTTTTATCAGTTTATTACAAGGCAGATTGTCGGGAATTATCGTTTGGGAGTTGGTTTTCTTTTTGATAATTATAAAAATATTTCTGAAGAATCTTATATAGACGGAGAAACAGATTATTATAAATACATGAATGGTGATTATTCTGACGAGACTTCTTTCGGATTTGCAATTCAAGGGTTATACGATTCAAGAGAAAATATTATTAATCCTGAACAAGGTTTGTATGTCGAAGCCGATTTACGACTCAATACCAGCGGAGTAGAAGGAGACAAGTGGCAGTCTATATATTTTGATGCTAGAAAATACCACTCTTTTAGCAAAACCAAACATAGAGTTTGGGCATCAAGAGCTTTTTTTTGGTCGACTTTTGGAGGAAAACCGCATTATTTGGATTTGCCAAGTATTGGTTGGGATCGAGAAGGAAAAACGGGGCGCGGTTTTACTAAAAACAGATATAGAAGCAATGCTTTGGTTTATTTTGAAACCGAATATAGAACCGATATAAGCCGTAACGGATTTTTTGGTGCTGTATTTTTTACCAATGTTTCTTCGGTTTCTAAACTTGATACTTATGAATTCAAAAAATGGAATCCTGCAGTTGGAACTGGAATTCGAATAAAATGGAACAAACGCAATGGCAGTAATCTCGCTTTAGATTACGGAATTAGTAAAAACGACTGGTCGCTGCGCTTGGGGTTATCAGAAAATTTCTAA
- a CDS encoding CinA family nicotinamide mononucleotide deamidase-related protein: MITIGDEILIGQIVDTNSAFIAKSLDRIGVEVAEMLSISDDKKHILDTFAQLQNRVDVVIVTGGLGPTKDDVTKKTFCEYFNDELVVDQKVLAHVTELIEGFYKRPISQLNKDQALVPSTCTVLHNKVGTAPGMWMKKENTVFISLPGVPYEMKYLVEEEIIPKIVREYKRPYIIHKTILTYGQGESLVAERIEQWENNLPEFIKLAYLPNPGRVRLRLTARGTNKEELEEAIESNVQSLDAIIHDIIVGYEENETIETVIGKLLSKQSKTVSTAESCTGGRIASLLSSVPGSSGYFKGSVVSYATEAKVNVLGIPQNLIDQFSVVSAEVASAMALSVKDLLKTDYALATTGNAGPSKGDSDAEIGAVFIALATPNGVIVEEFNFGQPREKVIDRASVKSLEILQKEILKFVQ, translated from the coding sequence ATTATTACTATTGGAGATGAAATCTTAATTGGCCAAATCGTAGATACAAATTCGGCTTTTATTGCTAAATCACTCGATAGAATTGGAGTTGAGGTGGCAGAAATGCTGTCAATTAGCGACGACAAAAAACATATATTAGATACTTTTGCTCAATTGCAAAATAGAGTAGATGTTGTAATTGTAACTGGCGGATTAGGTCCGACAAAAGATGATGTTACAAAGAAAACATTTTGTGAATACTTTAATGATGAGTTAGTTGTGGATCAAAAAGTTTTGGCTCATGTAACTGAATTGATAGAAGGTTTTTATAAAAGACCGATTTCTCAGCTAAACAAAGATCAAGCTTTAGTTCCGTCAACTTGTACTGTTTTGCATAATAAAGTGGGAACAGCGCCAGGAATGTGGATGAAGAAAGAAAATACCGTTTTTATTTCGCTTCCAGGAGTTCCTTACGAAATGAAATATTTGGTAGAAGAAGAAATAATTCCAAAAATTGTTCGTGAATATAAACGCCCTTATATTATTCATAAAACTATTTTGACTTATGGTCAAGGTGAAAGTTTAGTTGCAGAACGTATTGAGCAATGGGAGAATAATCTTCCAGAATTTATAAAATTGGCTTATTTGCCAAATCCGGGACGAGTTCGTTTGCGTTTGACCGCCAGAGGAACTAATAAAGAAGAGTTGGAAGAAGCAATAGAATCTAATGTTCAGTCTTTAGATGCTATAATCCATGATATAATTGTAGGCTACGAAGAAAACGAGACAATCGAAACAGTAATTGGTAAACTGCTTTCTAAACAAAGTAAAACTGTCTCAACAGCAGAAAGTTGTACAGGAGGAAGAATCGCTTCGCTACTGTCGTCTGTTCCGGGTTCGTCGGGCTATTTTAAAGGAAGCGTTGTTTCTTATGCGACAGAAGCAAAAGTAAATGTTTTGGGAATTCCCCAAAATTTGATTGATCAGTTCTCGGTCGTAAGTGCTGAGGTTGCTTCGGCTATGGCGCTGAGCGTGAAAGATTTGCTGAAAACCGATTATGCGCTAGCAACGACAGGCAATGCAGGGCCTTCAAAAGGAGATTCTGATGCCGAAATAGGTGCTGTTTTTATTGCTTTGGCAACTCCAAACGGGGTAATTGTGGAAGAATTTAACTTCGGACAACCTCGTGAAAAAGTGATAGATAGGGCATCTGTCAAGAGTTTAGAAATTTTGCAGAAAGAAATTTTAAAATTTGTGCAATAA
- a CDS encoding DUF5009 domain-containing protein, giving the protein MKIKENLFNQRIVSIDALRGITIFIMIFVNELASIQKVPQWMRHMPADADAMTFVDVVFPAFLFIVGMSIPFAFNARLIKGDSPKTIWTHTLKRAIALIIIGVFMVNSEYGYDASKMIITPVLWALLAYAMPIPIWNKYPKDFPVWLKNVLQYGGILVLITLYFLYVRDTGERGMTPKWWGILGLIGWAYLFTVIYYWLVSGNLRAMIAFLVFSVAMNSLNLIENSFVHSTPWLSFIAGHLTHASLVSAGVIISLLFFDRKVSPKINWPVIGFAVLFAVTAILLRPYFGISKIKGTPSWTMFSATICTVLFYFLYWLMEVKKQTKWSEFFMPAAANPLLIYILPGVIYYFCKLINVHIIPGYFRVGVPGILWSLLFSVIMLFVMKILNRYKIQLHL; this is encoded by the coding sequence ATGAAAATAAAAGAGAATCTGTTTAATCAGCGTATTGTTTCTATAGATGCTTTGCGTGGAATTACCATTTTTATAATGATTTTTGTAAATGAGTTGGCAAGTATACAAAAAGTGCCACAATGGATGAGGCATATGCCTGCAGATGCAGATGCCATGACTTTTGTTGATGTAGTTTTTCCTGCTTTTTTATTTATTGTCGGAATGTCTATTCCGTTTGCTTTTAATGCTAGACTTATCAAAGGAGACAGTCCTAAAACAATTTGGACGCATACATTAAAAAGAGCTATTGCACTTATCATAATTGGCGTTTTTATGGTCAATTCCGAATATGGTTACGATGCTTCTAAAATGATAATTACGCCAGTGCTTTGGGCACTTTTAGCATATGCAATGCCAATTCCGATTTGGAATAAATATCCAAAAGATTTTCCTGTTTGGTTAAAAAATGTGCTTCAATATGGAGGGATTTTAGTTCTTATAACATTGTATTTTTTATATGTTCGAGATACAGGAGAAAGAGGAATGACGCCAAAATGGTGGGGAATACTTGGTTTAATTGGTTGGGCATATCTTTTTACGGTTATTTACTATTGGTTAGTTTCAGGAAACTTACGGGCAATGATTGCATTTTTAGTTTTTTCTGTTGCGATGAATTCTCTTAATTTAATCGAAAATTCATTTGTGCACAGTACTCCTTGGCTAAGTTTTATAGCAGGACATCTTACACATGCTTCTCTAGTTTCGGCAGGAGTAATTATTTCATTGTTGTTTTTTGATAGAAAAGTCAGTCCCAAAATCAACTGGCCAGTAATTGGTTTTGCGGTTTTATTTGCAGTGACAGCGATTTTGCTTCGCCCATATTTCGGAATTTCAAAAATCAAAGGAACACCTTCATGGACTATGTTTTCGGCGACAATTTGTACGGTTTTATTTTATTTTCTGTATTGGCTAATGGAAGTTAAAAAGCAAACCAAATGGAGCGAATTTTTTATGCCTGCAGCAGCAAATCCGTTATTGATTTATATTTTGCCAGGTGTAATTTATTATTTCTGTAAGCTTATAAACGTTCATATTATTCCAGGATATTTCAGAGTAGGAGTTCCAGGAATCTTGTGGTCTTTATTATTTTCTGTCATTATGCTTTTTGTAATGAAAATCTTGAATAGATATAAAATCCAGCTTCATTTGTAG
- the rpmG gene encoding 50S ribosomal protein L33, translating to MAKKGNRIQVILECTEHKASGVAGTSRYITTKNKKNTPDRLEIKKFNPVLKRVTVHKEIK from the coding sequence ATGGCAAAGAAAGGTAATAGAATCCAGGTAATTTTAGAATGTACTGAGCACAAAGCTTCTGGTGTTGCAGGAACTTCTAGATATATTACAACTAAGAACAAAAAAAATACTCCAGACAGATTAGAGATTAAAAAATTTAATCCAGTTTTGAAAAGAGTAACTGTTCACAAAGAAATTAAGTAA
- a CDS encoding dihydrolipoamide acetyltransferase family protein has translation MARFELKLPKMGESVAEATITNWLKEVGDKIEADEAVLEIATDKVDSEVPSEVSGILVEQLFGKDDLVQVGQTIAIIETEGGDEPSAVTNKVEEVVVPAEVAEIEKTIEAVKETVTTSQDFSSSDKFYSPLVKNIAKEEGVSLNELENIAGSGKDGRVTKEDILKYVEARKSGAVQAPKTVEVAPQIVEAPKAEPVKAVEPVAQKSQQAVPVSVNGADEIVEMDRMRKLISGYMTASVQTSAHVQSFIEVDVTNIVKWRDKVKTAFEKREGEKLTFTPIMMEAVAKALKDFPGMNISVDGDYIIKKKNINLGMAAALPNGNLIVPVIKNADQLNLVGMAKAVNDLGNRAKAGKLKPDDTQGGTYTVTNVGTFGSVFGTPIINQPQVGILALGAIRKVPAVIETPEGDFIGIRQKMFLSHSYDHRVVDGALGGSFVKRVAEYLEAFDVDRDF, from the coding sequence ATGGCAAGATTTGAATTAAAGCTTCCTAAAATGGGAGAAAGTGTCGCTGAAGCAACCATAACAAACTGGTTGAAAGAGGTTGGAGACAAAATTGAGGCTGATGAAGCCGTACTCGAAATTGCAACAGATAAAGTTGACAGCGAAGTGCCTAGCGAAGTATCAGGAATTTTAGTTGAGCAATTGTTTGGTAAAGATGATTTAGTGCAAGTAGGGCAAACTATAGCTATTATTGAAACTGAAGGAGGCGATGAGCCAAGTGCAGTAACAAATAAAGTTGAAGAAGTTGTGGTTCCTGCTGAAGTCGCTGAAATTGAAAAAACAATCGAAGCGGTTAAAGAAACAGTAACAACTTCTCAGGATTTTTCAAGTTCAGATAAATTCTATTCTCCATTAGTTAAAAATATTGCAAAGGAAGAAGGCGTTTCTTTAAACGAACTTGAAAATATTGCGGGTTCTGGAAAAGACGGACGCGTAACAAAAGAAGATATTCTAAAATATGTAGAAGCTCGTAAATCAGGTGCTGTTCAAGCTCCTAAAACAGTTGAAGTGGCTCCTCAAATTGTTGAGGCTCCAAAAGCGGAACCTGTGAAAGCAGTTGAACCAGTTGCTCAAAAAAGCCAGCAAGCAGTTCCAGTTTCTGTAAATGGTGCTGACGAAATTGTTGAAATGGACAGAATGCGTAAACTGATTTCGGGTTATATGACCGCTTCGGTTCAGACTTCTGCTCACGTACAATCTTTTATTGAGGTTGACGTAACGAACATTGTAAAATGGAGAGATAAAGTAAAAACAGCTTTTGAAAAAAGAGAAGGCGAAAAATTGACTTTTACTCCGATTATGATGGAAGCAGTTGCAAAAGCTTTAAAAGATTTTCCTGGAATGAACATTTCTGTTGACGGAGATTATATCATTAAGAAGAAAAATATCAATTTAGGAATGGCGGCGGCATTGCCAAACGGAAATTTAATTGTTCCTGTAATTAAAAATGCAGATCAGTTGAATTTGGTTGGAATGGCAAAAGCGGTTAATGATTTAGGAAACCGTGCAAAAGCTGGAAAACTAAAACCAGATGATACACAAGGAGGAACTTATACAGTTACAAACGTTGGTACTTTTGGAAGTGTATTCGGAACGCCAATTATCAATCAGCCACAAGTTGGTATTCTAGCTCTTGGTGCAATTCGTAAAGTGCCTGCTGTAATTGAAACTCCAGAGGGAGATTTTATCGGAATTCGTCAGAAAATGTTCTTGTCTCACTCTTATGATCATAGAGTTGTTGACGGAGCTTTAGGAGGAAGTTTTGTGAAAAGAGTAGCAGAATATTTAGAGGCTTTTGATGTAGATAGAGATTTCTAA